From the genome of Spinacia oleracea cultivar Varoflay chromosome 2, BTI_SOV_V1, whole genome shotgun sequence, one region includes:
- the LOC110795042 gene encoding G-type lectin S-receptor-like serine/threonine-protein kinase At5g35370 isoform X1: MNLFLACLCTSALPLYSMGSFSIIPTTFIFISLIPAIFGSSYLITPNYSVSYLHSVEDYGAFLYSQNQTFKAALYNPGNQQTNFYLCVIHVASHTVIWSANRDAPVSNSGKMLLSPEGITVSDQNGNRKWSTPRLISSVVALILTDIGNLVLLDQNNASLWESFHSPTDTVVMGQSLPVGTSLISSVSNSDDDLSSGNYSLSVTTSDTILQWGGSTYWKLSMDPNAHRNSNYVVEYLLVDAKGLYLFARNGSIIVLQVNFFPSEFRIAKVNPNGQLIIRSYSGRVWNQDFVWPRDSCGIPYICGAIKLCSADGESSGPVCSCPSGFIPEHQASGCIPSDTSLSLPLSCDSSHNQTSENSQNISYQGLGVGKYYFAIRFSDPIKYGINSSMCQNFCSKDCSCMGFFHRNSTGSCFLIHNHLGSFMSNVVGGSDLLGYIKIVDALYATEDNADDSNGRRQVITLVALIIFPFVGLLVAAGLCLRWWRNWMKSKVGLEKSGNLSSLSSGDLEAFSIPGLPVRYDYEELREATDNFSTQIGSGGFGAVYKGKLPDKSVVAVKKITNLGVEGKREFCTEIAVIGNIRHVNLVKLKGYCVEGNQRLLVYEYMNHGSMDRTLFGNGPVLEWQERVDIALGTAHALAYLHSGCERKIIHCDVKPENILLHDHFQPKVSDFGLSKLLNPEQSSHFTTMRGTRGYLAPEWLTSSGISEKTDVYSYGMVLLELVSGRKNCSLQPMQQSHSLDDDNSFGISSSTSSNSGVVYFPMLALEMHEQGRYLELADLRLEGRVTSEEVQKLVCIALCCAHEDPGLRPSMGSVVGMLEGRISLGHPRLEALNFLRFYGRRFAEPCVVGNVGEQSDRYHQLNASQSASEHSILSYTSSQQVSGPR; the protein is encoded by the coding sequence atGAATCTATTTCTTGCTTGTTTATGCACCTCAGCTCTCCCCTTGTATTCTATGGGTTCCTTTTCAATTATTCCCACCACCTTTATTTTCATTTCTTTGATCCCTGCTATTTTTGGCTCTTCCTACCTCATCACCCCTAACTATTCCGTTTCATACCTCCATTCTGTCGAGGATTATGGTGCTTTTCTGTATTCACAAAACCAAACTTTCAAGGCAGCTCTTTACAATCCAGGCAATCAACAAACCAACTTCTACTTATGTGTCATACATGTTGCATCCCACACCGTTATTTGGTCAGCAAATCGTGATGCTCCGGTATCAAATTCCGGTAAGATGCTTCTTTCTCCTGAAGGTATAACAGTCTCTGATCAAAATGGTAATAGAAAATGGTCAACTCCACGATTGATTTCATCCGTGGTTGCTCTGATTCTTACTGATATTGGTAATCTCGTGTTGCTTGATCAAAATAATGCTTCTCTTTGGGAGAGTTTTCATTCTCCAACTGATACTGTGGTGATGGGCCAGTCATTACCAGTTGGGACCTCATTGATCAGCTCAGTATCAAATTCAGATGATGACCTCTCCAGTGGAAATTATAGTCTTTCAGTTACCACCTCGGATACAATCCTGCAATGGGGTGGATCAACCTATTGGAAGCTGTCTATGGATCCTAATGCACATAGGAACTCCAATTATGTAGTGGAATATCTATTGGTGGATGCTAAGGGTCTTTATCTTTTTGCTCGTAATGGATCAATTATTGTGCTCCAAGTTAACTTTTTTCCCTCTGAATTCCGGATTGCTAAGGTGAATCCAAATGGCCAACTCATAATCCGTAGCTATTCAGGTAGAGTTTGGAACCAAGATTTTGTGTGGCCACGTGACAGTTGTGGAATCCCGTATATTTGTGGCGCTATTAAGTTGTGCAGTGCTGATGGGGAATCAAGTGGCCCTGTTTGCTCATGCCCCTCTGGGTTCATTCCTGAGCATCAAGCAAGTGGTTGCATTCCAAGTGACACCTCTTTATCCTTACCACTTTCTTGTGATTCTTCTCATAATCAAACTTCAGAAAATTCTCAGAACATCTCATATCAAGGTTTGGGGGTTGGCAAGTACTATTTTGCTATCAGATTTTCAGATCCCATCAAATATGGAATAAACTCGTCCATGTGTCAGAACTTTTGCTCCAAGGACTGTTCGTGCATGGGATTTTTCCACAGGAACTCAACGGGTTCATGTTTCTTGATTCATAACCACTTGGGATCATTTATGTCAAATGTGGTTGGTGGAAGTGATCTATTGGGTTACATTAAAATCGTAGATGCACTTTATGCAACAGAAGATAATGCGGATGATTCTAATGGTCGAAGGCAGGTAATTACGTTGGTTGCTTTGATTATCTTTCCTTTTGTTGGACTCCTTGTGGCTGCTGGGTTATGCCTTCGTTGGTGGAGAAATTGGATGAAGTCCAAAGTTGGACTGGAAAAATCAGGAAACCTAAGTTCTCTTTCTTCAGGAGACTTAGAGGCCTTCTCTATACCTGGACTACCTGTGAGATATGATTATGAAGAATTGAGGGAAGCAACTGATAATTTCAGTACCCAAATTGGTTCGGGGGGTTTTGGTGCGGTATATAAAGGAAAATTACCAGATAAAAGTGTTGTGGCTGTGAAGAAAATAACCAATCTGGGGGTTGAAGGGAAGAGGGAGTTCTGCACAGAGATAGCGGTCATTGGAAATATTCGGCATGTGAATTTGGTAAAGCTGAAAGGCTATTGTGTTGAAGGGAATCAGCGTTTATTGGTTTATGAGTACATGAACCATGGATCCATGGACCGGACTCTATTTGGCAACGGTCCTGTATTGGAATGGCAGGAGAGGGTTGATATTGCTCTTGGAACAGCACATGCCCTTGCTTATTTGCACAGCGGTTGTGAACGCAAGATAATTCATTGTGATGTGAAGCCAGAAAATATCCTTTTGCACGATCATTTTCAACCAAAGGTATCTGATTTCGGGCTGTCAAAGCTATTAAACCCAGAGCAATCAAGTCATTTTACAACAATGAGAGGCACCCGGGGATATCTTGCACCAGAGTGGCTTACTAGCTCTGGCATATCAGAGAAAACAGATGTTTACAGTTATGGAATGGTACTGTTAGAACTTGTGAGTGGAAGGAAAAACTGCTCACTGCAGCCAATGCAACAAAGTCATAGCCTTGATGATGATAATAGTTTTGGTATCAGTTCATCAACATCATCGAATTCAGGAGTTGTGTATTTTCCTATGCTTGCATTAGAGATGCATGAACAGGGTAGGTATTTGGAGCTTGCTGATCTGAGGCTAGAGGGTCGTGTGACAAGTGAAGAGGTTCAAAAGTTAGTTTGTATTGCTTTGTGTTGTGCTCATGAGGATCCTGGGCTGAGGCCAAGCATGGGGTCTGTTGTCGGAATGCTTGAAGGAAGGATATCATTAGGTCATCCAAGATTAGAAGCTTTGAATTTTCTGCGATTTTATGGACGTCGCTTTGCTGAACCTTGTGTGGTAGGAAATGTTGGAGAACAAAGTGATAGATATCATCAGCTTAATGCCTCACAGAGCGCAAGTGAACATAGTATTCTTTCTTACACTTCATCTCAGCAGGTTTCAGGTCCGCGGTAA